GCAACTACACGGACACGAATCTGCTCGCCATCCGCAAGCTGGCCGACAACATCAGCCAGTGCGATATGAAGCAGTACCTGGCCAACCGCCACCGGCCCGGCGGCGCGGTCGAAGTCGTTTGCTACTGAATGGAAAACCGTCTCTGCACCCCGCTCTCCCAACTCGTTTCCCGTTTGCCCGCGGAATGGGCGGCCGCCCTGCGCGAGCCGCCGTGCGCCGCGGCCCTGCAGGAAGTCTGCCGCCACGTCGATGCGCGTGTGGCCGGCGGCGCCACGGTCTACCCCCATGCGCCCTTTCGCGCCCTGGAGATGCTGCGGCCGGGCGACGTCAAGGTGGTGATCCTGGGCCAGGATCCCTATCACGGCCCCGGGCAGGCGCAGGGCCTGGCCTTTTCGGTGCCGGACGGCTGCAAGCGTCCGCCCAGCCTGCGCAATATCTTCAAGGAAATCGCCGCCGAGTATCCCGAAAAAGGCATCCCGGAGGGCAATGACCTGACGCCGTGGGTCGAACAAGGCGTGCTGCTGCTCAACACGTCGCTCACGGTAGAGGATGGCCAGCCCGCTTCGCACGCGAAACGCGGCTGGGAAGCCGTAACGGACGCGCTGATCGCGCTGGTCGCCCGCCAGCCGCAACCCAAGGTTTTCATGCTCTGGGGCGCGCACGCGCAATCGAAGCGGGCCCTGCTGCCCGACGATGGCGGCACGCTGGTGCTGGCGGCGAATCATCCCTCGCCCTTGTCGGCATCCCGCCCGCCCGTGCCCTTTCTGGGATGCGGCCATTTCCGCCAGGCCAACGATTGGTTGCTGGCGCATGGGCAGGCGATTGTCGATTGGGGTTTGCCCCAGAAAAAGCTGGCGCGCCAGGGCGGTTTCGGGTT
The sequence above is a segment of the Bordetella genomosp. 9 genome. Coding sequences within it:
- a CDS encoding uracil-DNA glycosylase, coding for MENRLCTPLSQLVSRLPAEWAAALREPPCAAALQEVCRHVDARVAGGATVYPHAPFRALEMLRPGDVKVVILGQDPYHGPGQAQGLAFSVPDGCKRPPSLRNIFKEIAAEYPEKGIPEGNDLTPWVEQGVLLLNTSLTVEDGQPASHAKRGWEAVTDALIALVARQPQPKVFMLWGAHAQSKRALLPDDGGTLVLAANHPSPLSASRPPVPFLGCGHFRQANDWLLAHGQAIVDWGLPQKKLARQGGFGL